The Blastomonas fulva genome contains a region encoding:
- a CDS encoding prolyl oligopeptidase family serine peptidase codes for MIPLSPTDIGTINSLDRRELLRGLAVAGSLSGLAGPVWAAAGETAATGGRTRIIHGVTLTDPFGWLDDAALDDPQVIRLRAEFDAAAHRVMARLEALTRRLRAEADAASPPPSDPAPVPDGAYGYWSDWSQGRRQLWRIHLASGARQLLLDAAETDADGKAIGNVVAWGISPDDATLAFATVAVPEHHDIRFKHIATGQLRTEVVRDVGVQITSERLVWTADGRGIIYGEVDASGRPWRARIHWLGRPQVGAPIIHEEADPGFFIEIRQTSSGRFAVIHSSSVDTTEARLVDRENTDSVRLVSARRAGRLYAVDHGGGDALDILTNDTHPNFRLVNAPLGQPDRWSELVPAQDRTGLAWHQAFHRHLVVAERHEGNSRVRVFDRASATWRIIDIPEPVAVVGFDRWTAGPEANREPEPAQLRLGVETFAQPKALYEYSFAEGALKKLQAGTAASGLYLAERLQAIAPDGTIIPMSMIRPRTGPLHGAVLYGYGAYGVPSDPDFDTQRFSLLTRGVAYVIAHVRGGGDLGGAWHDAGRGAARGKPIDDFIACAQALVAQGIVPPGKIVCTGRSAGGWLVGAALNRAPDVWAGVMADVPYVDVLNALLDPERPLSATETSEVGDVIQDPAAFARVLRLCAYQNVPARKLPPVYLTASLADVRIPWSGVLKYVARLRAAHPDNAVALRLDRDGNHWGPADRETRDLWRAERVAFALKALDLV; via the coding sequence ATGATTCCTTTGTCCCCCACAGATATCGGCACGATCAACTCTCTGGACCGGCGCGAACTGCTGCGCGGCCTGGCAGTGGCCGGCAGCTTGAGCGGTCTTGCCGGCCCGGTTTGGGCCGCGGCAGGTGAGACAGCGGCGACAGGCGGGCGCACCCGCATCATCCACGGCGTCACCCTGACCGACCCATTCGGCTGGCTGGACGATGCAGCGCTGGATGATCCGCAGGTGATCCGGCTGAGGGCTGAATTCGACGCCGCAGCCCATCGGGTGATGGCTCGGCTGGAAGCGCTCACCCGTCGGCTGCGCGCCGAGGCGGATGCCGCCAGCCCGCCCCCATCCGACCCTGCGCCCGTGCCCGACGGCGCATACGGCTATTGGAGCGATTGGTCGCAAGGCCGCCGTCAGCTCTGGCGGATCCATCTTGCCAGCGGCGCCCGGCAATTGCTGCTCGATGCCGCAGAGACCGATGCCGACGGCAAGGCGATCGGCAATGTCGTGGCTTGGGGAATTTCGCCCGACGACGCAACCTTGGCGTTTGCCACTGTTGCCGTGCCCGAACATCATGACATCCGCTTCAAGCACATCGCGACGGGCCAGTTGCGGACCGAGGTGGTGCGCGATGTCGGAGTGCAGATCACCTCGGAGCGGCTGGTCTGGACCGCCGATGGCCGCGGGATCATCTATGGCGAGGTCGATGCGTCGGGGCGGCCGTGGCGGGCGCGCATCCATTGGCTGGGACGGCCGCAGGTCGGGGCGCCGATCATCCACGAGGAAGCCGACCCTGGATTCTTCATCGAAATCCGGCAGACCAGCTCGGGCCGCTTTGCCGTAATCCACTCGAGCTCGGTCGACACCACGGAAGCACGGCTTGTCGACCGCGAAAACACCGACTCTGTGCGACTGGTAAGCGCGCGGAGGGCCGGCAGGCTTTATGCCGTCGATCATGGCGGCGGCGATGCGCTCGATATTCTCACCAACGACACTCACCCCAATTTCCGCCTCGTGAACGCGCCACTGGGCCAGCCGGACCGGTGGAGCGAGCTGGTTCCGGCGCAGGATCGAACCGGCCTTGCATGGCATCAGGCATTCCACCGTCATCTGGTCGTGGCGGAGCGCCATGAAGGGAACAGCCGGGTGCGGGTGTTCGACCGGGCCAGCGCCACATGGCGAATCATCGACATTCCCGAGCCGGTGGCGGTGGTCGGCTTCGACCGCTGGACCGCGGGGCCCGAGGCCAATCGCGAGCCCGAGCCTGCACAGCTGCGGCTGGGGGTCGAGACATTTGCGCAGCCCAAGGCGCTGTATGAATACAGTTTTGCAGAAGGCGCGCTCAAGAAGCTGCAAGCGGGCACCGCAGCATCAGGCCTCTACCTTGCCGAGCGTCTGCAGGCGATTGCGCCCGATGGCACGATCATCCCGATGTCGATGATCCGCCCGCGCACAGGCCCCCTGCACGGGGCGGTGCTGTATGGCTACGGGGCCTACGGCGTCCCGTCCGATCCCGACTTCGATACCCAGCGCTTCAGCCTGCTGACGCGCGGCGTGGCCTATGTGATTGCCCATGTCCGCGGCGGCGGCGATCTGGGCGGGGCATGGCACGATGCTGGGCGCGGGGCGGCGCGCGGCAAGCCGATCGATGACTTCATCGCCTGCGCCCAGGCGTTGGTGGCGCAGGGCATTGTGCCGCCTGGCAAGATCGTCTGCACAGGGCGATCCGCCGGGGGATGGCTGGTCGGCGCAGCTTTGAACCGCGCGCCGGATGTGTGGGCAGGGGTGATGGCCGACGTGCCCTATGTTGATGTCCTGAACGCGCTGCTCGACCCGGAGCGGCCGCTTTCCGCCACCGAAACCTCCGAAGTCGGCGATGTCATCCAGGATCCTGCAGCGTTCGCCCGGGTGCTGCGCCTGTGCGCCTATCAGAATGTCCCGGCGCGCAAGCTTCCCCCGGTCTATCTCACCGCCTCGCTCGCCGATGTGCGCATTCCATGGAGCGGGGTGCTGAAATATGTCGCCCGGCTGCGGGCGGCGCACCCGGACAACGCCGTTGCCCTCCGTCTTGATCGCGACGGCAACCACTGGGGCCCCGCCGATCGCGAAACGCGTGACCTATGGCGGGCCGAGCGCGTGGCCTTTGCGCTCAAGGCGCTCGATCTCGTCTAG
- a CDS encoding LytTR family DNA-binding domain-containing protein produces the protein MLKPPDPAPQPQTLLPPPSALTLWLCGLAGAWLMYFAVFLQVPQASLGNAAINALANVAPLALLAAGAHLLINRHVMRLSVPAQIISHVLIGSAFAATWFALVTLTLALVSYVQRGQFDLSGFTGGAFIWQNLQGLVLYWALAATTYAVRGGRSAAPVTIVSAPPLERYLTRKGDDIAPVHVRDIIVIAGAQDYAEVTTLADTHLVRMSLSEFEQRLDPQRFIRVHRSRIINIDHLDYAEPAGAGRLIAHMTDGTTVALSRTGSQSLRALIV, from the coding sequence ATGCTGAAGCCCCCGGACCCCGCGCCGCAACCCCAAACCCTGCTTCCGCCGCCCAGTGCGCTGACGCTGTGGCTGTGCGGACTGGCAGGCGCTTGGCTGATGTATTTTGCGGTGTTCCTGCAGGTGCCCCAGGCCAGCCTGGGGAATGCCGCCATCAATGCGCTGGCCAATGTCGCGCCGCTCGCCTTGCTCGCCGCTGGAGCGCATCTGCTGATCAATCGGCATGTGATGCGGCTGTCTGTCCCGGCTCAGATCATCAGCCATGTGCTGATCGGTTCGGCGTTCGCTGCGACATGGTTTGCGCTGGTCACGCTGACGCTGGCGCTGGTCAGCTATGTGCAACGCGGGCAATTCGACCTTTCCGGCTTCACCGGAGGCGCGTTCATCTGGCAGAACCTGCAAGGGCTGGTGCTCTACTGGGCGCTTGCCGCCACCACCTATGCGGTGCGTGGCGGGCGGTCTGCGGCGCCGGTCACCATCGTTTCCGCGCCCCCGCTTGAACGCTATCTGACCCGCAAGGGCGACGACATCGCGCCGGTCCATGTGCGCGATATCATCGTGATCGCGGGCGCGCAGGATTATGCCGAGGTCACCACGCTGGCCGACACGCATCTGGTGCGCATGAGCCTGAGCGAGTTCGAGCAGCGGCTCGATCCGCAGCGCTTCATCAGGGTCCACCGCTCGCGGATCATCAACATCGACCACCTCGATTATGCCGAGCCCGCCGGGGCGGGGCGCCTGATCGCGCACATGACCGATGGCACCACTGTTGCGCTCAGCCGGACAGGCTCGCAAAGTTTGCGCGCATTGATCGTCTGA
- a CDS encoding VOC family protein — protein MARVLGLGGLFFKSADPAATCAWYRRVLGLEFGEWGGVVFTPDAAAAHPGAGTVFSPFSADTDYFSPSEKDFMFNLMVDDLDAMLVRCAAEGVQPAKLFPPAPNGRFAHIMDPDGRKIELWQPSPMEG, from the coding sequence ATGGCACGGGTTCTGGGACTGGGTGGTCTGTTCTTCAAGTCGGCGGATCCGGCGGCCACCTGCGCATGGTACCGCCGGGTGCTCGGGCTCGAGTTCGGTGAATGGGGCGGGGTGGTGTTCACGCCGGATGCCGCCGCCGCGCACCCGGGAGCCGGCACCGTCTTCTCGCCCTTCAGCGCTGACACCGACTATTTTTCGCCATCGGAAAAGGACTTCATGTTCAACCTGATGGTCGATGATCTCGATGCGATGCTCGTGCGCTGCGCCGCCGAGGGGGTGCAGCCGGCGAAGCTGTTTCCGCCCGCACCCAATGGCCGCTTCGCACACATCATGGATCCCGACGGGCGCAAGATCGAACTGTGGCAACCGAGCCCGATGGAGGGTTGA
- a CDS encoding isocitrate lyase: MPYTDQIRANEQLIGSKQGRWTGIDAESVARMQLQNRFRTGLDIARYTAKIMREDMAAYDADSSQYTQSLGCWHGFIAQQKMISIKKHFGTTKRKYLYLSGWMVAALRSDFGPLPDQSMHEKTSVPALIEELYTFLRQADARELDLLFTGIDKARAAGDSAKEKELLAQVDNFQTHVVPIIADIDAGFGNAEATYLLAKKMIEAGACALQIENQVSDEKQCGHQDGKVTVPHEDFLAKIRACRYAFLELGVEDGIIVTRTDSLGAGLTKQIAVSNEPGDLGDQYNSFLDCEEIDPATARNGDVIINRNGKLLRPKRLPSNLFQFREGTGEDRCVLDSITSLQNGADLLWIETEKPHVEQIAGMMDRVREVIPNAKLVYNNSPSFNWTLNFRQQVYDAMVSEGLDVSEYDRAQLMDAKYDDTELGIAADKRIRTFQADGAKRAGIFHHLITLPTYHTAALSTDNLAKEYFGEAGMLGYVLGVQRQELRQGIACVKHQNMSGSDIGDAHKEYFAGEAALKAGGVNNTMNQFG; the protein is encoded by the coding sequence ATGCCCTATACCGATCAAATCCGCGCAAATGAGCAGCTTATCGGCTCCAAGCAGGGCCGCTGGACCGGCATCGATGCCGAGTCGGTCGCGCGCATGCAGCTGCAGAACCGTTTCCGCACCGGGCTCGATATCGCGCGCTACACCGCCAAGATCATGCGCGAGGACATGGCAGCCTATGATGCGGATTCGTCGCAGTACACCCAGTCGCTGGGCTGCTGGCACGGTTTTATCGCGCAGCAGAAGATGATCTCGATCAAGAAGCACTTCGGCACCACCAAGCGCAAGTATTTGTACCTGTCGGGCTGGATGGTCGCGGCGCTGCGCAGCGATTTCGGACCGCTGCCCGATCAGTCGATGCACGAGAAGACCAGCGTGCCTGCGCTGATCGAAGAGCTCTACACCTTCCTGCGTCAGGCCGATGCACGCGAACTCGACCTGCTGTTCACCGGCATCGACAAGGCGCGTGCCGCCGGCGACAGCGCAAAGGAAAAGGAGCTGCTCGCGCAGGTCGACAATTTCCAGACGCATGTCGTTCCGATCATCGCCGACATCGACGCCGGTTTCGGTAACGCTGAGGCCACCTATCTGCTCGCCAAGAAGATGATCGAAGCCGGCGCCTGCGCGCTGCAGATCGAAAATCAGGTGTCGGACGAAAAGCAGTGCGGTCACCAGGACGGCAAGGTTACCGTGCCGCATGAGGACTTCCTCGCGAAGATCCGCGCCTGCCGTTATGCGTTCCTCGAACTGGGCGTCGAGGACGGCATCATCGTCACCCGCACCGACTCGCTGGGCGCGGGCCTCACCAAGCAGATCGCGGTGAGCAACGAGCCGGGCGATCTGGGCGACCAGTACAACAGCTTCCTCGATTGCGAGGAAATCGACCCCGCCACCGCGCGCAACGGCGATGTCATCATCAACCGCAACGGCAAGCTGCTGCGTCCCAAGCGTCTGCCTTCCAATCTGTTCCAGTTCCGCGAAGGCACCGGCGAGGACCGCTGCGTTCTCGACAGCATCACTTCGCTGCAGAACGGCGCCGACCTGCTGTGGATCGAGACCGAAAAGCCGCATGTCGAGCAGATCGCCGGCATGATGGACCGCGTCCGTGAGGTCATTCCCAACGCCAAGCTGGTCTACAACAACTCGCCCTCGTTCAACTGGACGCTGAACTTCCGCCAGCAGGTCTATGATGCGATGGTGTCCGAAGGTCTCGACGTGTCAGAGTACGACCGTGCCCAGCTGATGGACGCCAAGTATGACGATACCGAGCTCGGCATCGCCGCCGACAAGCGCATCCGCACCTTCCAGGCCGATGGTGCCAAGCGCGCAGGCATCTTCCACCACCTGATCACGCTGCCGACCTATCACACCGCAGCGCTTTCGACCGACAACCTGGCCAAGGAATATTTCGGCGAGGCGGGCATGCTGGGTTACGTTCTGGGCGTACAGCGCCAGGAACTGCGCCAGGGGATCGCCTGCGTGAAGCACCAGAACATGTCGGGTAGCGACATCGGCGATGCGCACAAGGAGTATTTCGCCGGGGAAGCCGCGCTGAAGGCTGGCGGCGTCAACAACACCATGAACCAGTTCGGCTAA
- a CDS encoding MipA/OmpV family protein — protein sequence MIFKTLTALALVAGGSSAAFAQSAAQPSPNAIADTAVMGPVDLAQATPSPAPDAAKSYGPTPDELRLLAKAARMSQSVFAKDFYMTVGLGAGMVPSYEGSNQYVFFPAPVVQGSYKGYNFGARGPGLFVDLIKDPVLPKVEYIAGPVIRARIERNNRIRDAVVKRLGSRPIAVETGATGGVKINRIFNRFDSLTFQADAVFDISGAHSGAIVTPQVSYNRLLGTKGVVNISASADLVDGDFADYYFSVDAAGSAASGLPRYRAGGGLKSIGTSALVGFDLSGNALDGGWGVFVLGSYSRLQGDIADSPIVAIRGDADQFFGGMGVTYTF from the coding sequence ATGATCTTCAAGACCCTTACCGCCCTGGCCCTGGTCGCCGGCGGCAGCAGCGCCGCCTTTGCACAAAGCGCAGCCCAGCCTTCCCCGAATGCCATAGCAGACACCGCCGTCATGGGTCCTGTCGACCTTGCCCAGGCGACGCCATCGCCTGCTCCGGATGCAGCCAAGTCCTATGGCCCCACACCCGATGAGCTCCGGCTGCTCGCCAAGGCCGCGCGCATGTCGCAATCGGTGTTCGCCAAGGATTTCTACATGACCGTCGGCCTGGGTGCCGGGATGGTGCCCAGCTATGAGGGGTCGAACCAGTACGTGTTCTTCCCCGCGCCGGTCGTCCAGGGCAGCTACAAGGGCTATAATTTCGGCGCGCGCGGCCCCGGACTGTTCGTCGATCTGATCAAGGACCCGGTGCTGCCCAAGGTGGAATATATCGCAGGTCCCGTGATCCGCGCGCGCATCGAGCGCAACAACCGCATCCGCGACGCGGTGGTCAAGCGCCTCGGCAGTCGCCCGATCGCGGTCGAGACCGGTGCCACCGGCGGGGTCAAGATCAACCGCATCTTCAACCGCTTCGACAGCCTGACCTTCCAGGCTGATGCGGTGTTCGACATTTCGGGCGCGCATTCGGGCGCAATCGTCACCCCGCAGGTCAGCTACAACCGCCTGCTCGGCACCAAGGGCGTGGTCAACATCTCGGCCTCGGCCGATTTGGTCGATGGCGATTTTGCCGATTATTACTTCAGCGTCGACGCCGCGGGCAGCGCGGCATCGGGTCTGCCCCGCTATCGCGCGGGCGGCGGACTCAAGTCGATCGGCACCAGCGCACTGGTCGGCTTCGACCTGTCGGGCAATGCGCTCGATGGCGGCTGGGGCGTGTTCGTGCTGGGCAGCTATTCGCGGCTGCAGGGCGACATCGCCGACAGCCCGATCGTCGCCATCCGCGGAGATGCCGACCAGTTCTTTGGCGGCATGGGCGTGACCTACACCTTCTGA
- a CDS encoding TIGR00266 family protein, which translates to MPAHEIDYEIKGQELQFVEIELDPGESAVAEAGAMVWKDASIEMTTVFGDGSANQGGGFMGALLGAGKRLVTGESLFTTVFTHTGSGKARVAFGAPTPGNILPLDLTRYGGRLICQKDSFLAAAKGVSIGIHFQKRILTGLFGGEGFIMQKLEGDGMVFVQMGGALIERELAPGEELHVDTGCVAAFTSSVDFDLISAGGIKSSLFGGEGLFFARLRGPGHVWIQSLPFSRLAGRMLAAAGSRGGPNRGEGSALGSLGDLISGN; encoded by the coding sequence ATGCCCGCGCACGAAATCGACTACGAAATCAAGGGACAGGAACTGCAGTTCGTCGAGATCGAGCTCGACCCCGGCGAGAGTGCGGTGGCCGAAGCAGGGGCGATGGTGTGGAAGGATGCCAGCATCGAGATGACCACGGTGTTCGGCGATGGCAGCGCCAACCAGGGTGGCGGCTTCATGGGGGCGCTGCTCGGCGCGGGCAAGCGTCTGGTCACCGGCGAAAGCCTGTTCACCACGGTGTTCACGCACACCGGATCGGGCAAGGCGCGCGTCGCCTTCGGCGCGCCTACCCCGGGCAACATCCTGCCGCTCGACCTCACGCGTTATGGCGGCAGGCTGATCTGCCAGAAGGACAGCTTTCTCGCGGCGGCAAAGGGCGTGTCGATCGGCATTCATTTCCAGAAGCGCATCCTCACCGGGCTGTTCGGCGGCGAGGGCTTCATCATGCAGAAGCTCGAAGGCGATGGCATGGTGTTCGTGCAGATGGGCGGCGCGCTGATCGAGCGCGAGCTGGCGCCCGGCGAAGAGCTGCATGTCGATACCGGCTGCGTTGCGGCGTTCACTTCGAGCGTGGACTTCGATCTGATCTCGGCCGGCGGAATCAAGTCGTCGCTGTTCGGCGGCGAGGGGCTGTTCTTCGCGCGGCTGCGCGGTCCGGGCCATGTGTGGATCCAGTCGCTGCCGTTCTCGCGGCTCGCCGGACGGATGTTGGCTGCGGCAGGCAGCCGGGGCGGGCCGAACCGCGGCGAGGGCTCGGCGCTCGGATCGCTGGGCGATCTGATCAGCGGCAACTGA
- a CDS encoding ATP-binding cassette domain-containing protein encodes MLKLTQISRSYGRKTVLDAVSASFPVGLTLLVGPSGAGKSTLLRLIATAEKPNKGEVAWDGAALPGARQALRAALGYAPQAVELPDDLTAREFALHMAALKGLDAREADVQFGAITERIGLHADINNRISTFSGGMRRRLIFAQAMLGAPRLLALDEPTAELDGETAARLSELIVERAREAVVVMTTHLADALAPAAVQVLRVDQGRVVPA; translated from the coding sequence ATGCTGAAGTTGACACAGATATCACGATCCTATGGCCGCAAGACGGTGCTGGATGCGGTTTCCGCGAGCTTTCCGGTCGGGCTCACCCTGTTGGTCGGGCCGAGCGGGGCGGGCAAGTCCACGCTGTTGCGGCTGATCGCCACGGCGGAAAAGCCCAACAAGGGGGAAGTTGCTTGGGATGGCGCCGCGCTGCCGGGCGCACGGCAGGCGCTGCGCGCCGCATTGGGCTATGCCCCGCAGGCGGTCGAACTGCCCGATGATCTGACCGCGCGCGAATTCGCGCTGCACATGGCCGCGCTGAAGGGGCTGGATGCGCGCGAGGCAGATGTGCAGTTCGGAGCGATCACCGAGCGGATCGGGCTGCACGCCGATATCAACAACCGCATCTCGACCTTCTCAGGCGGCATGCGGCGGCGGCTGATTTTCGCGCAGGCTATGCTGGGCGCACCCCGGCTGCTGGCGCTGGATGAACCCACGGCAGAACTGGACGGCGAGACTGCAGCGCGGCTGAGCGAGCTGATCGTCGAACGCGCCCGCGAGGCGGTGGTGGTGATGACCACGCACCTTGCCGATGCGCTGGCTCCGGCAGCGGTTCAGGTGCTGCGCGTCGATCAGGGCAGGGTCGTGCCGGCATGA
- the thiC gene encoding phosphomethylpyrimidine synthase ThiC, with protein sequence MADIHARTEIGVTTGPIRGSRKVHVATKSGSGIRVAMREIDLAGGEPSVRVYDTSGPYTDAEAHIDISAGLPELRRDWIWNRGDVEVVDQREVKPEDNGQLGPDRSGGVPAFPNVRKQVLRAKPGMNVSQMHYARRGIITPEMEYVAERENLGRERLAEYRRDGNSFGASIPDYVTPEFVRDEVARGRAIIPSNINHPESEPMAIGRNFLVKINANIGNSAVASNVASEVDKMVWSIRWGADTVMDLSTGRNIHDTREWILRNSPVPIGTVPIYQALEKVGGVAEELTWEIFRDTLIEQAEQGVDYFTIHAGVRLAYIPMAAKRVTGIVSRGGSIMAKWCLAHHKESFLYEHFDEITEIMKAYDIAYSLGDGLRPGSIADANDEAQFSELYTLGELTHRAWKSDVQVMIEGPGHVPMHKIKENMEKQLEVCGEAPFYTLGPLTTDIAPGYDHITSGIGAAQIGWYGTAMLCYVTPKEHLGLPDRDDVKVGVVTYKLAAHAADLAKGHPAAQVRDDALSKARFEFRWRDQFHLSLDPDTAEQYHDQTLPAEGAKTAHFCSMCGPKFCSMQISQEVRDFATKQNQGVEGFIATGPSGAETAAASKEAALKGMAEMSQLYEDMGRELYLGAGDREHD encoded by the coding sequence ATGGCAGATATCCACGCACGCACCGAAATCGGCGTTACCACCGGCCCCATCCGCGGCAGCCGCAAGGTGCATGTTGCCACCAAATCGGGCAGCGGCATCCGCGTTGCGATGCGCGAGATCGATCTCGCCGGTGGCGAGCCGTCCGTCCGCGTCTACGACACCTCGGGCCCGTACACCGACGCAGAAGCGCATATCGACATTTCCGCAGGCCTGCCCGAGCTGCGCCGCGACTGGATCTGGAACCGCGGCGATGTCGAGGTGGTCGACCAGCGCGAGGTCAAGCCCGAAGACAACGGCCAGCTCGGCCCCGATCGGTCGGGCGGCGTGCCCGCCTTCCCCAACGTCCGCAAGCAGGTGCTCCGCGCGAAGCCCGGCATGAACGTCAGCCAGATGCATTATGCCCGCCGCGGCATCATCACGCCGGAAATGGAATATGTTGCCGAGCGCGAGAACCTGGGCCGCGAACGCCTCGCCGAATACAGGCGCGACGGCAACAGCTTCGGCGCCTCGATCCCCGATTACGTGACGCCCGAGTTCGTCCGTGACGAGGTCGCGCGCGGCCGCGCGATCATCCCCAGCAACATCAACCACCCCGAAAGCGAGCCGATGGCGATCGGCCGCAACTTCCTGGTCAAGATCAACGCCAATATCGGCAACAGCGCGGTCGCATCGAACGTAGCCTCCGAGGTCGACAAGATGGTCTGGTCGATCCGCTGGGGCGCGGACACCGTGATGGACCTTTCCACCGGCCGCAACATCCACGACACCCGCGAATGGATCCTGCGCAACAGCCCCGTGCCGATCGGCACCGTGCCGATCTATCAGGCGCTCGAAAAGGTGGGCGGCGTCGCGGAAGAGCTGACCTGGGAGATCTTCCGCGATACCTTGATTGAACAGGCCGAGCAGGGCGTCGATTATTTCACCATCCACGCGGGCGTGCGGCTCGCCTATATCCCGATGGCGGCCAAGCGCGTCACCGGAATCGTCTCGCGCGGCGGTTCGATCATGGCGAAATGGTGCCTGGCGCATCACAAGGAAAGCTTCCTCTACGAGCATTTCGACGAGATCACCGAGATCATGAAGGCGTACGACATCGCCTATTCGCTGGGCGATGGCCTGCGCCCCGGATCGATCGCCGATGCCAATGACGAGGCGCAGTTCAGCGAACTCTACACGCTGGGCGAGCTGACCCACCGCGCGTGGAAATCCGACGTGCAGGTGATGATCGAAGGGCCCGGCCATGTGCCGATGCACAAGATCAAGGAGAATATGGAAAAGCAGCTCGAGGTGTGCGGCGAGGCGCCGTTCTACACCCTGGGCCCGCTGACGACAGACATCGCGCCGGGATATGACCACATCACCAGCGGCATCGGCGCCGCGCAGATCGGCTGGTACGGCACGGCGATGCTCTGCTACGTCACGCCCAAGGAGCATCTGGGCCTGCCCGATCGCGACGACGTGAAGGTCGGCGTGGTCACCTACAAGCTCGCCGCGCACGCCGCCGACCTTGCCAAGGGGCACCCGGCAGCGCAGGTCCGCGACGACGCGCTGAGCAAGGCGCGCTTCGAATTCCGCTGGCGCGACCAGTTCCACCTCAGCCTCGATCCCGACACCGCCGAGCAGTATCACGACCAGACGCTGCCCGCCGAAGGCGCGAAGACCGCGCATTTCTGCTCGATGTGCGGGCCCAAATTCTGCTCGATGCAGATCAGCCAGGAAGTCCGCGACTTCGCCACCAAGCAGAACCAGGGGGTCGAGGGCTTCATCGCCACCGGACCGAGCGGAGCGGAGACCGCAGCGGCAAGCAAGGAAGCCGCGCTCAAGGGCATGGCAGAGATGAGCCAGCTCTACGAGGACATGGGCCGCGAGCTCTATCTGGGGGCGGGCGATCGGGAGCATGATTGA
- a CDS encoding DNA/RNA non-specific endonuclease has translation MQGLSDGRRNGFAIWLRTGRWPDRGTIPAIERKFNPWHDPENGRFTFAGTGRHYGSGGQGRAARQASSPPRRPPHRVDVPGHPPRRPVRGDGSFGGGGASGSWDARGSSGGQAKPGPKPIPRSAPVQPIVVPGPIGPRPSVKPAPARPVRTPGWRKVERNGYHFSLDENGDPHRIEVPDLSIDARTPRSRSAQRNAGKPDRLPTDDGGHFIAHRFNGPRDAFNHFAQDASINRGKYRVLEQKWFDAKAKGKPVSLAMDIIYPKGSRRPDRLLIWYNIGGRTEFAEVPNRPSAIRVPKKRKGKRK, from the coding sequence ATGCAGGGTTTGTCCGATGGTAGGCGTAATGGCTTTGCAATATGGTTGCGAACGGGCCGCTGGCCTGATCGGGGAACGATTCCCGCGATTGAGCGCAAGTTCAATCCCTGGCACGACCCGGAGAACGGTCGCTTCACCTTTGCCGGCACCGGGCGGCATTACGGGTCGGGCGGGCAGGGGCGTGCGGCACGACAGGCAAGCTCGCCGCCTCGTAGGCCTCCGCACCGGGTGGATGTTCCAGGCCATCCACCGCGCCGACCGGTTAGGGGCGATGGTTCCTTCGGTGGCGGGGGTGCCAGTGGTTCATGGGACGCGAGAGGATCATCTGGTGGTCAGGCCAAGCCCGGGCCAAAACCGATTCCTCGAAGCGCGCCTGTCCAACCGATCGTTGTTCCAGGCCCGATCGGGCCGCGCCCATCGGTCAAGCCTGCACCAGCGCGGCCTGTCAGGACGCCAGGTTGGCGGAAGGTTGAACGCAATGGTTACCACTTTTCGCTGGATGAGAACGGCGATCCCCACAGGATTGAAGTTCCTGACCTCTCGATCGACGCCCGGACACCAAGGTCTAGATCGGCGCAGCGCAATGCCGGTAAGCCGGACCGGCTGCCGACGGATGACGGCGGCCATTTCATTGCGCACCGCTTCAATGGACCACGCGATGCCTTCAACCATTTCGCGCAGGACGCATCGATCAATCGCGGAAAGTATCGGGTCCTCGAACAAAAGTGGTTCGATGCCAAAGCCAAGGGTAAGCCCGTCAGTCTGGCCATGGACATAATTTATCCCAAGGGATCGAGGCGACCTGATCGGCTTCTCATTTGGTACAATATCGGTGGGCGCACGGAATTTGCTGAAGTACCGAATCGACCCAGCGCCATTCGAGTTCCAAAGAAGCGAAAGGGGAAACGGAAATGA
- a CDS encoding pyridoxamine 5'-phosphate oxidase family protein → MPDTTPAQQLAHIAKAMRDIDFAMLNTHAEGGAIGGRPMSNNREVDYDGDSYYFTWEDCRMVDDIKRDPKVGLSLQGNTSLFGKPGIFIAVEGTADIVRDKAQFAKHWSKDLERWFEQGIDTEGLVMLHVRATRVAYWDGEDEGDFVVG, encoded by the coding sequence ATGCCCGATACCACCCCCGCCCAGCAGCTCGCCCACATCGCCAAGGCCATGCGGGACATCGATTTCGCGATGCTCAACACCCATGCCGAAGGCGGCGCGATCGGCGGGCGGCCGATGAGCAACAACCGCGAGGTCGATTACGACGGCGACAGCTATTACTTCACCTGGGAAGACTGCCGCATGGTCGATGACATCAAGCGCGACCCCAAGGTAGGCCTGTCGCTGCAGGGCAATACCTCGCTGTTCGGCAAGCCGGGCATCTTCATCGCGGTCGAGGGCACCGCCGACATCGTGCGCGACAAGGCGCAGTTCGCCAAGCACTGGAGCAAGGATCTCGAACGATGGTTCGAACAGGGCATCGACACCGAAGGCCTGGTCATGCTCCACGTCCGCGCAACGCGGGTGGCGTATTGGGATGGCGAGGACGAGGGCGATTTCGTGGTGGGGTGA